In the Anaerolineae bacterium genome, TGACCACTCGGCCCAATGGGCGGTGCTGCACGAGGCCACCGGCAAGGCCGGTCGGGAAATGAAAAAAGAGGGCTATCGCCTGCCGGTGGACGACGATCAATCCATTATCGGTTGGGTCAATCAAAATAGAAAGCCATGTTTTTTTTATTTCCACGAACAGGAAAGGGGTCAAAACGGGCGCCATCGTCATTATCATCTCACCCCTCCTCCCCCTCGCACCGGACGCCGTTTGGAGATGGTGCTGCCCCTTATTGCCAAAGATCGCCTGGTTGGCACCCTCCATTTGCAAAGCGCCAAAGGCAGCACGTTTGAGCCGGATGATGTAACGGCCTTGCAAACCCTGGCCGACCAGATTGCTTCGGCCATTGAAAAAACGCAGCTCTACCTTGAGGCTATCTCTGAACGCGATAAAAATAGCCTGCTCTATGAGATCAGCAATGCCCTGAGCAAAGCGCTGGACTTTGACGCCGTAACCGCCACCGCGGTTGGTTTTGCCAACCGCCTGGGCGCTACCTCCGGCGAAATCCACTTACTGGCCGATACCGGCGAGGTTTACTTTAAAAGCACCTATCCCGAACGGAACGAACTCTCAGACCCGGAACGGCAAACCGTGGTTAAGCGTATCCTGGCCGAAGGTTTGGACGCCTGGGTGCTCAAACATGAGCAATCGGCCCTTATCACCGATACGCAGCAGGATGAGCGCTGGCTGGTTATTGAATATGCCGACCAAACCGTCTCCGTCCGTTCTATTATCTGCTCGCCTATCAGAGTGGGGCGAGACCAACTCAAAGGGGCCATTTCCTTTGTTCATCCCGAACCCAACCATTTCAACGAGCAAGACCTGACCCGCCTGGGCACCCTCGCCTCGCAAATAGCTGTAGCCCTGGAAAACACCATGCTGGTTAATGATATTCAGCATAACCTGCAAGAAACCCACCTGATGTTAGACATTAGCCGCCAACTGGCGGCCGCCACAAACATCAACGACGTTTACGCCGCCCTGGTCAAAAGTATTATGGCCGTAGGCGTGGAGCGCAGCGTATTATACATGTGCGACGAGCTGGACTCCGGCACTAATTCAAGACATGGCGAAATTGTGTTTGTGAGCGATACCCGTGCCGCCGCCAGCGATGAAGGCATTGGCGACCGTTTCCGCCTGGCCGACTACCCGGTTCTGGAAGAATTGACCCGCACCCAGGAAACGCTGGTTATAGACCATGTTTCCGGCGATCAGCGTTTGAGCGAGGCGGAACAGGAGTTCTTATCAAGATTTGGCACCCAGAGTTTGGCCCTTAACCCCCTGGTAGCGCGCGGCCGGGTGATTGGCTTCATCTCCATAGAATACCGGGTGCCCTATAGCTTCAACCAGCGTGAACTGGCCATGTACCGCACCGTCTGTAACCAGACCACCATTGCCATTGAAAATGCCCGCCAGATTCAACGCTCCGAAGCGGCCCTGGCTGAAACGCAGTTACTTTACCGGGCGGGTCGCGTGCTGGCCGGCGCCGCCGACATCCAGGAAGTGTTGGAAGAAGCGCTGGTTGAATTTCTGTACAGCCTGGGGCTGGATCAAGGCGCCATTACCCTGCTCACCTCCGACCGCAAATACGGCCAGCTTATGGTTTATGTGCAGGATAGCCAGGTGCAGGATACTGAGGGTTTAAAATTCCCCGTTATCGAAGGCGTACCCTACCAGGAAATCCTGCTGGCCGGCCAACCGTTCACCAGCTACGATGTCGCCAATGACCCCCGCCTGGAAGAGTTTCGCAGTTTCAATGTAGAACCTCCCAGGTCGCTGCTGGAAGCGCCATTGATTATTCAGGGAGAAACGGTTGGCTGGATTGGGGCCGACGCGGTAAAACAACATCGGGAATTTACCCAACGAGAAATTGACCTGGCCCGGGCCATGGCCGACCAAATTGCCATCACCATTCAAAATCGCCGCCTGCTGGAACAAACCGAGCGCCGGGCCGAACAGCTCAGAGCCGTGGCCGAAGTTGGCGAGGCCGTCTCGCGCATGATTGACCTGGATGAAGTGCTCAACAAAACGGTTGACCTCATTCGGGATCGTTTTGGCTTTTATCACGTTTCCATCTTCCTGCTCAACGAGGCCAGAGATTGGGCCGTGGTCCGCGCCTCCACCGGCAAAGTCGGCAAAATTATGGTTGAGCGGCCTCACCGTTTGGAAGTGGGCGGCAAATCCATTGTGGGTTACGTAACCGATCAAGCCCAACCCCGCATTGCCCTGGACGTGGGTGAAGACGCCGTTCACTTCAATAATCCGTTGTTGCCCAATACCCGTTCAGAAATGGCCCTGCCCCTCATTTCTCGCGGCACGGTGATTGGCGCCCTGGACGTGCAAAGTGAAAAAGCCAACGCTTTTAGTAACGAAGATATTGAAACCCTGCAAGTGATGGCCAACCAATTGACCGCCGCTCTGCAAAACGCCCAACTCTTTGACCAAACCCAACGCCGCCTGATGGAACAAGCCACCTTATACGGCATCGGCACCAAAATGGGGGCTACGCTTGATCTCCAGGACGCCACCGATAACCTGGTCACTGAAACCGCCGAAGCTCTTGGCGTGGCCGAGTGCGCCCTGACTTTGATTGAAGAGAACAGCCTTTACACCATCAGCGACTATACCCGGCGAGATACATCACATTCTATCAAACAGCATCGCCGCCCGCATTTTAATTTTAGCGACTCGGCTTACCTGACCAAAGTCATGGAAACCAAACAGGAACTGAGAGTTCACCTCAACGCTCCCTCCATCTTTGATACAAACAGCCCGGAATTTGATTACCTGAAAACGCACCAGGGCACGGCCTTGCTCATTGTGCCGGTGCTACTCAGAAACGACGTGATTGCCTTTTTGGAAGTTTACGACAACAAGCCTGACCGCCGTTTTCGCGAAGACAATATTTCTTTGTTAGACTCCATTGCCCTGCAAGCCGCCAATACCATTGAAAACATCCGCTTGTTTGAGTCTACCCAATACCGTTCCCGTTTGCTGCAAACCGCCGCCGAAGTTTCCCGAACCGCCACCTCGATTCTGGATATTCACGAACTGATTAGCGCCACGGTCAATCTCATCCGTGATAAGTTTGACTTTTATTACGTTGGTCTTTTCTTGGTTGACGAGGAGAAAGAGTGGGCTGTGCTGGAGGCCGGCACCGGCGAAGCCGGACGGCTCCAGGTTGAAGCCGAGCACCGCCTCAAGATTGGGGGCGAGTCTATGATTGGCTGGAGCGTTAAAAATCGGCAGGCCCGCATTGCCCTGGATGTGGGGGAAGATGCGGTTTGGTTCAATAACCCCTACCTGCCTGATACCCACTCGGAAATGGCCCTGCCGTTGATTAGCCGGGACGAGGTGATTGGCGCGCTGACCGTACAGAGCGTGGAGCGCGGCGCATTTTCCGACGAAGACATTATCCTGCTGCAAACAATGGCCGACCAGGTGGCCAACGCTATTCAAAATGCGCGCTTTTTTACCCAAACCCAGCTTGCGCTTTCTGAAACTGAAAAATTGTACCAAATCACTCAGGAATTGCTTTCCGCCCGCGACGAGGAGGCCGTTTATCAAGTGGCCATCGAGGCCATCACTCAGTCGGGCATTGATTCCAGCGCCATCTACATGTATGTGGATGATCCAGACAGCGCCGAGCAAATGATTGAACAAAAAGCAATTTGGGCCAATACCGGCGAGCCAATCTTTCCCAATGGCACCCGCTTCAAGGCCGGCGACCTGGTGATGGAACAACTGGTGCCTTTGCACGATGGCTTGTTTATTGAAGACATTGATGAGGACCCCCGCCTGACCGACCGGGTCCGCCGCTCGTTAAAACTGATCCGCATCAAAACGCTGCTGGTGCTGCCGCTATCCACTTTCCAGAACCGGCTTGGGTTTTTGCTGGTGGCCTATAAAGCCAAAAGCAAAAGCTTTACCACCTCCCAAACCAGGCTCTACCACACCATTGTGCAGCAAATGGTGGTAGCCCTGGAAAACCTGCGCCTGTTAGAAGCATCCCAGCGGCGGGCCAAACGCGAGGAGATTATCCGAGAAATTACCGGCAAAATCAGAAGCACTACCAACGTGGACGATATTCTCAAAACAACCGTGACCGAATTGAGCAAAGTTCTGGGCGCGGCCAATGGCGGTGTTATCCTGGGCCTGGGCGGTTCCGGCTCAAACGTTAATCCCGCTGCCGGATCAGGTCAGGTTGAGTCAAAACGGGTAAAGTCATGAGCAAGTCAACTGAATTGATGGAAATTCACGCTGCCTTATCGCCACAAAAAAGCAAACTGGTTAACCTGTATCACCAGATTTTGCAAGAAAATCCACCCTCCCGCCGCCCCCGGCCTGCCGACTTAAAGAAGCTGGCTGCGGATGAGGTGAAAGCTTTATTGGGCTTTATCAAAAACCCCGACCAGGCCGCAGTTCGCCAACGCGGCGCGCAATTATGCCAGGCCGGTTTGGATGAAGCCGCCCTTTTACAATGGGGACAGGCCGTCCGAAAATTCTGCCTTACCCAACTACCGGAGCAGTTGCGGCTGCCGGTGTTGGATGTATTAGAGTCTTACCACCAAACGGTCACCCGTAGTTACATTCTGGCCCGCGAAATCAGCGTGGTGGAAGAGGCGGAGTCGCTTTTGCAAGAAACCATTGCCATGCAGCAGCTCAGCCAGGCCCTCTCCGGGACCCTGCAATTTGACGAAATCCTGGACTTTTTCTTTCAAACCTGTACCAAAGTGCTGGGGTTTGATTTTGTGATTTTTTCTTTGGTTGACAAAGACCAACAGCGAGTGAACGCCATTGCCGGGGTGGGTGTCTCCCAAGCCCATCTTAAACGCGCCAGCCATCCCATGGACAGCGCAGACATCATGGCCGATATTATCAGAACCGGCAGAACCGAAATTATCACCGGCTGGGATGAACGTTTTGACTCTAAAAACTTTGAGGCTGAAAGTATGGCCGAGTGGGGGATGCGCCTGTTTACGCCCATTACCCTGCGCCGAGAAAATATTGGCCTGGTTGAAGTTGGGTTCAACAAAAATGTGGAAGCCGCCATTGAAGATTCCCAGCTCAGATTGCTCAGAGCCTTTATTGACCAGACCGCCCTGGCCCTGGATAACGCCCAGCGTTACCAGGCCAGCCGGCGCGCCACCCACCGCGAGAGCTTGATTAAAGAAATTACTACCAAAGTGAGAGCCTCGACCAACCTGGATACCGTTTTGCAAACCACTGTGAAAGAGTTAGGCGATGCCTTTGGGGGCAAACGAACCTACGTTCACCTGGTATCCCCTTCCAACAGCCACGACCAGTGAAACGGCCTGGGGAGATTAGAGAGGAAACAGTATGCGCAAGTCAAAAACGCCACCAACCAAAAACAAAGGCGGGGACGCGCACAAAAGCGTGCGCGGGGGCGCGCGCAAGAGCGTGCGCTACAAACCGCTCGCCCAAAAATATGCCCGCCGGCTGCAAATCATCGCCGACATCAACCAGATTCTTGGCTCAAATGAGCAAGCGGGCAGCGCCTTGCAGTCCGCGCTGCATCATCTTTTGACCAACCTGGCTTATCCTGCGGCGCAGATTTACCGTCTCTCGCCAACCGGCAGCGAGTTGTGGTTGTATTTAGAAGTTGGCCCTGGGGCCAAACCCGTTACCCCCAACAAAGATATTTTCTCGGTTGCCGAAGAAAATCCCATTAGCCAGGCCGCGCGGCAGCGCGAGTCGGTAAACATACCTGATATTTGCCGGGGATCAACCTCGTCCTTTGAACAGAACGGAACAGACACCTCCATCCGTTCAGCCCTGGCTGTGCCGCTGCAATACGGCCCTACCTTGCTGGGTGTTTTGAATTTACAAAGCGACAAGCCGGACGACTTTGACGAGGCCGATGTTAGCTTTTTAACCAGCCTGGCCAGCCTGTTTGCCGCAACCATTCAAACCACCCAAACCGTGCAACAATTGCAGAACGACCTGCAAGAAATAGAAATTCTTTACAACCTGCAACGCCAGGAAGATTTAATTAAACATGCCGCCCTGGAGGAAACAAAATCGTTAATAGGGTATCAGTACGACGGCCAGGCCATTACCAAAACAGCCGACATCTCCCCGGCGGCTCAATTGGCCATTGCCAAAAAACAAGAAATGGTTGATACCTTGCAAGATAACGAACATAAGGAATTGATTGCCCCTATCAGGCTTTACGGCGAAACTATTGGCGTTATTGGCATTGAAGATGCGGCCGACGGCAAGAATTGGGCCGAAGACGATATCAGGCTGCTTGAAGAGGCCACGTCTCAAATAGCCCTGGCTATTGAAAGCTCGCGTTTATTGCAGCAAACCCAAAAACGCTCCCAAGAATTATCCATTCTGTTTGAAGCCAGCCGCCAGCTTTCCGAAACCGTTGATTTGCAGCGCATCTACCAGATTCTGACCGCCCAGATTATCAATTACCTGAACGCCGACATGACCAGGGTGTCATTGCTCAATGCCGCCAGAACCCGATTTGAAACGGCGGTGCAACAGAGCCGCAACTTGGCCGACGAAATTGTGCTTGAGGCGGCCAGGCCGCGGTTTGAAATCATAAAAGATTCGGCCTCGTTACGACGCATCCTGGAACACCCTGAATATATCATCGAACACCTGAACGACCCTCACCTGAACCGAAAGTTGCGCCGCCAACTGGAAACGCAAGCCGATAAAGAGATCCAAACGCGAGCGCTCTTTCCCCTGGTGGTGCGGAATAAATTAATTGGCGTTTTGCAGGTTTGCCATTGCCGCCAGCATCGCAATTACACCCAAAACGAATTACAATTGGCCCAGGCCATCATCTCTCAGGTTACGGTGGCCATAGAAAATGCGCAACTCTTCCAGCAAACCGAAGCGGCCCTGGCCGAAACTCAGAAGCTTTATATGGTCAGCCGGGCGTTGGTAGAAAGCACCTCGCTGGAAGATACCTTTAATGTGGTCATCGAAACCATAAAAACTTATGGCATTGACCGGGTGAGCATTTCGCTGTTGGATGTGTCGCCCGCCGACGCTGTTGAAAGCGTAACCATTGTGGCCAGTTGGGATCGAGAATCCGATAGAATTTTGCCGGTTGGTTCTAAAATTTCGGCCACGATGTTCTCCCTGGTAGATGCCTCGGCCAAACCCCCCTTCCATCCCTTAATTTCTGAAGACCTCAGAAACCCCGACGGCCAGGACGAACGGATGGACGACGCTTTCCGTATCTTCATGTATGAGGGTTTGGGCGCCATTACCCTTTTTTCAACGCCTATGTTTTTAGGCACGGAATATAAGGGCGTGCTTTCCATTTCCACCAGAACCCCCCATCACTACACCGAGCAGGAGGTCCGGGTGTACCAAACCCTGGCCGACCAGACCATTATTGCCATTGAAAATCATCGCCTCTTTGAAGCCATCCGCCGCGAACGTGACCAGGCCGCCCTGCTTTACACCATTGGTCAAACCCTAAGCCAGGCCGCGACCATTGACGAGGTTAAGAAAACTGTTTTAACCT is a window encoding:
- a CDS encoding GAF domain-containing protein, producing MSKSTELMEIHAALSPQKSKLVNLYHQILQENPPSRRPRPADLKKLAADEVKALLGFIKNPDQAAVRQRGAQLCQAGLDEAALLQWGQAVRKFCLTQLPEQLRLPVLDVLESYHQTVTRSYILAREISVVEEAESLLQETIAMQQLSQALSGTLQFDEILDFFFQTCTKVLGFDFVIFSLVDKDQQRVNAIAGVGVSQAHLKRASHPMDSADIMADIIRTGRTEIITGWDERFDSKNFEAESMAEWGMRLFTPITLRRENIGLVEVGFNKNVEAAIEDSQLRLLRAFIDQTALALDNAQRYQASRRATHRESLIKEITTKVRASTNLDTVLQTTVKELGDAFGGKRTYVHLVSPSNSHDQ
- a CDS encoding GAF domain-containing protein; this encodes MSQQEVVKQLQAQVEELTQTLAKTNRLAQYLETGAQVSRVIASTHNLDKLNKQIVKIIKDGFDFYQVAVFLIDHSAQWAVLHEATGKAGREMKKEGYRLPVDDDQSIIGWVNQNRKPCFFYFHEQERGQNGRHRHYHLTPPPPRTGRRLEMVLPLIAKDRLVGTLHLQSAKGSTFEPDDVTALQTLADQIASAIEKTQLYLEAISERDKNSLLYEISNALSKALDFDAVTATAVGFANRLGATSGEIHLLADTGEVYFKSTYPERNELSDPERQTVVKRILAEGLDAWVLKHEQSALITDTQQDERWLVIEYADQTVSVRSIICSPIRVGRDQLKGAISFVHPEPNHFNEQDLTRLGTLASQIAVALENTMLVNDIQHNLQETHLMLDISRQLAAATNINDVYAALVKSIMAVGVERSVLYMCDELDSGTNSRHGEIVFVSDTRAAASDEGIGDRFRLADYPVLEELTRTQETLVIDHVSGDQRLSEAEQEFLSRFGTQSLALNPLVARGRVIGFISIEYRVPYSFNQRELAMYRTVCNQTTIAIENARQIQRSEAALAETQLLYRAGRVLAGAADIQEVLEEALVEFLYSLGLDQGAITLLTSDRKYGQLMVYVQDSQVQDTEGLKFPVIEGVPYQEILLAGQPFTSYDVANDPRLEEFRSFNVEPPRSLLEAPLIIQGETVGWIGADAVKQHREFTQREIDLARAMADQIAITIQNRRLLEQTERRAEQLRAVAEVGEAVSRMIDLDEVLNKTVDLIRDRFGFYHVSIFLLNEARDWAVVRASTGKVGKIMVERPHRLEVGGKSIVGYVTDQAQPRIALDVGEDAVHFNNPLLPNTRSEMALPLISRGTVIGALDVQSEKANAFSNEDIETLQVMANQLTAALQNAQLFDQTQRRLMEQATLYGIGTKMGATLDLQDATDNLVTETAEALGVAECALTLIEENSLYTISDYTRRDTSHSIKQHRRPHFNFSDSAYLTKVMETKQELRVHLNAPSIFDTNSPEFDYLKTHQGTALLIVPVLLRNDVIAFLEVYDNKPDRRFREDNISLLDSIALQAANTIENIRLFESTQYRSRLLQTAAEVSRTATSILDIHELISATVNLIRDKFDFYYVGLFLVDEEKEWAVLEAGTGEAGRLQVEAEHRLKIGGESMIGWSVKNRQARIALDVGEDAVWFNNPYLPDTHSEMALPLISRDEVIGALTVQSVERGAFSDEDIILLQTMADQVANAIQNARFFTQTQLALSETEKLYQITQELLSARDEEAVYQVAIEAITQSGIDSSAIYMYVDDPDSAEQMIEQKAIWANTGEPIFPNGTRFKAGDLVMEQLVPLHDGLFIEDIDEDPRLTDRVRRSLKLIRIKTLLVLPLSTFQNRLGFLLVAYKAKSKSFTTSQTRLYHTIVQQMVVALENLRLLEASQRRAKREEIIREITGKIRSTTNVDDILKTTVTELSKVLGAANGGVILGLGGSGSNVNPAAGSGQVESKRVKS